From Burkholderiales bacterium, the proteins below share one genomic window:
- the mlaE gene encoding lipid asymmetry maintenance ABC transporter permease subunit MlaE — MNAVVKAIPDGLRVLGGSAISGVMRLGVASRFLWATVIQSGTSFRRFRLVTREIYFVGVYSLIIIIVSGLFVGFVLGLQGYNTLQKYASEQALGLLVALSLVRELGPVVTALLFAGRAGTALTAEIGLMKATEQLSAMEMMAVDPIARVVAPRFWAGVISMPVLAAIFSIVGVFGGYFVGVVLIGVDEGAFWSQMQAGVDVFDDVLNGEIKSLVFGVTVTLIALFEGYDCYPTAEGVASATTRTVVISSLAVLALDFVLTAFMLGGW; from the coding sequence ATGAACGCGGTGGTTAAAGCAATTCCTGACGGGCTTCGAGTACTGGGCGGCTCGGCAATTAGCGGTGTAATGCGGCTAGGCGTTGCCAGCCGTTTTCTTTGGGCCACCGTTATTCAGTCCGGCACCAGTTTCCGGCGGTTTAGGCTGGTTACACGCGAAATTTATTTTGTCGGCGTTTATTCGCTGATCATCATTATAGTTTCGGGGTTGTTTGTCGGTTTCGTGTTGGGACTGCAAGGCTACAATACCTTGCAGAAATACGCGTCTGAACAGGCCTTGGGCCTGCTGGTTGCTCTCTCTTTGGTCCGCGAGCTCGGACCAGTAGTTACTGCGCTATTGTTTGCCGGCCGTGCTGGTACCGCGCTTACCGCTGAAATCGGCCTTATGAAAGCGACCGAGCAGCTTTCCGCGATGGAAATGATGGCTGTGGATCCGATCGCCCGCGTGGTAGCACCGCGCTTTTGGGCGGGCGTAATTTCGATGCCAGTATTGGCGGCGATCTTCAGCATAGTCGGCGTGTTCGGCGGCTATTTCGTCGGGGTCGTGCTGATAGGCGTGGATGAAGGCGCATTCTGGTCGCAAATGCAGGCCGGGGTGGATGTGTTTGATGACGTACTGAACGGGGAGATCAAAAGCTTGGTGTTTGGTGTGACCGTGACGCTGATCGCCTTGTTCGAAGGCTATGACTGCTATCCCACCGCGGAGGGGGTAGCGAGTGCGACTACACGCACGGTGGTTATCTCGTCGCTGGCAGTACTGGCGCTGGATTTTGTGTTGACAGCTTTTATGCTTGGAGGATGGTGA
- the mlaD gene encoding outer membrane lipid asymmetry maintenance protein MlaD encodes MGSKTLDLWAGMFVLAGIVALFMLAFKVGNLSSFSLSSNNYPLYANFENIGGLKVRAPVRSAGVVVGRVADIRFDNKDYVARVTLSIDNRYKFPKDTFASILTSGLLGEQYIGLDAGGDTKYLQAGDTIKKTQSALVLEKLIGQFLFSKAEGGNK; translated from the coding sequence ATGGGATCGAAAACGCTCGATTTGTGGGCAGGCATGTTTGTCCTGGCTGGAATCGTCGCCTTGTTCATGCTGGCGTTCAAAGTCGGCAACCTTAGCAGCTTTAGCTTGTCTAGCAATAATTATCCGCTCTATGCCAATTTCGAGAATATCGGGGGCCTAAAGGTACGCGCACCGGTAAGAAGCGCCGGCGTGGTGGTCGGGCGCGTTGCCGACATCCGCTTCGACAACAAGGACTATGTGGCGAGAGTAACATTAAGTATTGACAATCGTTATAAGTTTCCCAAGGACACTTTTGCCAGCATCCTTACGTCCGGTTTGCTCGGTGAGCAATACATTGGGCTGGATGCGGGAGGCGACACCAAATATCTGCAGGCCGGAGACACCATCAAGAAAACCCAGTCTGCACTGGTGCTGGAAAAGTTAATAGGCCAGTTTTTATTCAGTAAAGCCGAAGGCGGGAACAAATGA
- a CDS encoding ABC transporter substrate-binding protein — protein MKTIYRLPWVLGVFASGLALAADIVPPDVLVRNTADEVLQIVKNDKSIQAGDRKKLYQLVETKVVPHFDFVRITRLAVGKNWRHATPEQQQSLVAQFRTLLVRTYSTALTSYKDQTYTVKPADIQGDDAQVRVEIMQPGGQPITMDYSLEKTPDGWKVYDVVVAGVSLVTSYRSTFNNQIDQSGIDGLIKVLMDKNEKLDSGTDKPNNQVQAQQKR, from the coding sequence ATGAAGACTATTTACAGGTTACCATGGGTGCTTGGGGTGTTCGCAAGTGGCTTAGCCTTGGCGGCGGATATCGTGCCGCCGGATGTGCTGGTGCGCAACACCGCTGACGAAGTTCTGCAGATCGTCAAGAATGACAAGAGCATTCAGGCGGGAGATCGTAAAAAACTCTACCAGTTGGTGGAAACAAAAGTCGTGCCGCATTTTGATTTTGTCCGCATTACCCGGCTCGCGGTGGGCAAGAACTGGCGCCACGCTACACCGGAACAGCAGCAGTCATTGGTAGCCCAATTTCGTACGCTGCTGGTACGCACTTATTCCACCGCTCTTACTTCCTACAAAGACCAAACCTATACCGTGAAACCCGCCGATATCCAAGGCGACGATGCACAGGTAAGAGTAGAAATCATGCAACCCGGTGGACAGCCGATCACGATGGATTACAGCCTGGAAAAGACGCCCGACGGCTGGAAAGTTTACGACGTGGTGGTGGCCGGAGTGAGCCTGGTGACGAGTTACCGCAGTACATTCAATAATCAAATCGACCAGTCGGGTATAGACGGCCTGATAAAGGTATTGATGGACAAGAACGAAAAACTTGATAGCGGCACCGATAAACCGAATAACCAGGTGCAGGCGCAACAGAAAAGATGA
- a CDS encoding STAS domain-containing protein codes for MIVRDGNRLLVQGAVTMSNVNSLFEAGLQQLNHELTEVDFSGLREVDSSAITMVLEWLRVSKRRNLRLSVRNMPDNMKSLASLYGVLDLIPFSDGR; via the coding sequence ATGATCGTTCGTGATGGCAACCGGTTGTTGGTGCAGGGTGCGGTCACTATGAGCAATGTAAATTCTCTATTCGAGGCTGGCCTGCAGCAACTTAATCACGAGCTTACGGAAGTCGATTTCAGCGGACTGCGGGAAGTAGATTCATCCGCAATCACCATGGTGCTTGAATGGCTCCGCGTTTCCAAAAGGCGAAACCTGCGGCTGAGCGTACGCAACATGCCTGACAATATGAAAAGTCTCGCCTCGCTTTACGGTGTTCTAGACCTGATACCTTTTTCTGACGGGAGATGA